From a single Streptomyces sp. NBC_00377 genomic region:
- a CDS encoding alpha-mannosidase: MHDERRRIEERVERAHNQRIKPAIYAASVPFEVEAWQAPGEPVPFEEAAAAAYAPFALDTPWGPPWGTTWFRMRGQVPAEWAGKRVEAVIDLGFVGDWPGSQAEALVHFTDGTPLKAVNPLNQYVPIANPAAGGESIDYLVEAASNPDILANDFAGPTPLGDVLTAGDRPLYTFRRADIAVLDEEVWHLDLDLQVLRELMVHLGEHEPRRHEIMHALDRAMDALDLDDVSGSAAAVRAVLAPVLASPAHASAHTISGVGHAHIDSAWLWPIRETKRKTSRTFSNVTSLAEEYDDFIFACSQAQQYEWVRDNYPQVWARIQQSVKNGQWVPVGGMWVESDGNLPGGEAIARQLVHGKRFFIEHFGIETKGVWLPDSFGYNAAYPQLAKLAGNEWFLTQKISWNQTNKFPHHTFWWEGIDGTRIFTHFPPVDTYNARFSGEEMDRAVRNYAEKGGGSRSLAPFGWGDGGGGPTREIMERARRLADLEGSPKVVVEHPDTFFAKARAEYPDAPVWVGELYLELHRATYTTQARTKQGNRRSEHKLREAELWATTAALHAPGYAYPYAKLDRLWKTVLLHQFHDILPGSSIAWVHREAEAEYARVAEELEVLTAEAVAALGGGQPGDDRRSGALRVFNTSPYGRAEVVRPPEGAPAYVEVPASGSASLTGAEPPQAVTVAGRVLDNGLVRVQVAEDGTLSSVRDLRANREVLADRGNLLRLHTDLPNYWDAWDIDKHYQNRYTDLLEPESVTVVEEDPLVGAIRVTRSFGKGSTITQTITLRAGSPRIDFETDIDWHEAEKILKAAFPVDIRAPHSSAEIQFGHIQRPTHTNTSWEAARFEVSGHRWVHIGEPGYGVAVINDSTYGHDVSRTVREDGGTTTTVRLSLVRAPRVPDPEADQGRHRFTYALLPGASIEDAVAEGYSLNLPLRVAKAPDAAPGPVVSVDGDGVTVEAVKLADDESGDVVVRLYESRGGRATGALRTGFPLAGAQVTDLLERPLEPAPVGEDGAVDVVLRPFQILTLRLERAAGGR, translated from the coding sequence ATGCATGACGAACGCCGCCGCATCGAGGAGCGCGTCGAGCGCGCCCACAACCAGCGCATCAAGCCGGCGATCTACGCCGCCTCCGTGCCTTTCGAGGTCGAGGCCTGGCAGGCGCCGGGGGAGCCCGTCCCCTTCGAGGAGGCCGCGGCCGCCGCCTACGCGCCCTTCGCGCTGGACACCCCGTGGGGCCCGCCGTGGGGCACCACCTGGTTCCGGATGCGCGGACAGGTGCCCGCGGAGTGGGCCGGCAAGCGCGTCGAGGCCGTCATCGACCTCGGCTTCGTGGGCGACTGGCCCGGCAGCCAGGCAGAGGCCCTCGTGCACTTCACCGACGGAACGCCGCTGAAGGCGGTCAACCCGCTCAACCAGTACGTGCCCATCGCCAACCCCGCGGCGGGCGGGGAGAGCATCGACTACCTGGTCGAGGCGGCCTCCAACCCGGACATCCTGGCCAACGACTTCGCGGGCCCCACCCCGCTGGGCGACGTGCTGACGGCGGGCGACCGGCCCCTTTACACCTTCCGCCGGGCCGACATCGCCGTGCTCGACGAGGAGGTCTGGCACCTCGACCTCGACCTCCAGGTGCTGCGCGAACTCATGGTCCACCTCGGCGAGCACGAACCGCGCCGCCACGAGATCATGCACGCCCTGGACCGCGCCATGGACGCCCTCGACCTCGACGACGTCTCCGGCAGCGCCGCGGCCGTCCGCGCGGTCCTCGCGCCCGTACTGGCCAGCCCCGCCCACGCCAGCGCCCACACCATCTCCGGTGTCGGGCACGCGCACATCGACTCCGCCTGGCTCTGGCCGATCCGCGAGACGAAGCGCAAGACCTCCCGCACGTTCTCCAACGTCACCTCCCTCGCCGAGGAGTACGACGACTTCATCTTCGCCTGCTCACAGGCCCAGCAGTACGAGTGGGTGCGCGACAACTATCCGCAGGTGTGGGCGCGCATCCAGCAGTCGGTGAAGAACGGGCAGTGGGTGCCGGTCGGCGGCATGTGGGTCGAGTCCGACGGCAACCTGCCCGGCGGCGAGGCGATCGCACGCCAACTGGTCCACGGCAAGCGGTTCTTCATCGAGCACTTCGGCATCGAGACCAAGGGAGTCTGGCTGCCGGACTCCTTCGGCTACAACGCCGCCTACCCGCAGCTCGCCAAGCTCGCCGGGAACGAGTGGTTCCTCACCCAGAAGATCTCCTGGAACCAGACGAACAAGTTCCCCCATCACACCTTCTGGTGGGAGGGCATCGACGGCACCCGCATCTTCACGCACTTCCCGCCCGTCGACACCTACAACGCGCGGTTCAGCGGCGAGGAGATGGACCGCGCCGTGCGCAACTACGCGGAGAAGGGCGGCGGCTCCCGGTCCCTGGCCCCCTTCGGCTGGGGCGACGGCGGTGGCGGCCCCACCCGCGAGATCATGGAACGGGCCCGCAGGCTGGCAGACCTGGAGGGTTCGCCGAAGGTCGTCGTCGAACACCCCGACACCTTCTTCGCCAAGGCCCGCGCCGAGTACCCGGACGCGCCCGTCTGGGTCGGCGAGCTGTACCTGGAGCTGCACCGGGCCACGTACACCACCCAGGCACGCACCAAGCAGGGCAACCGGCGCAGCGAACACAAGCTGCGCGAGGCGGAGTTGTGGGCGACCACGGCCGCCCTGCACGCGCCGGGCTACGCCTACCCGTACGCGAAGCTCGACCGGCTCTGGAAGACGGTGCTGCTGCACCAGTTCCACGACATCCTGCCGGGCTCCTCCATCGCCTGGGTGCACCGCGAGGCGGAGGCCGAGTACGCGCGGGTCGCCGAGGAACTGGAGGTGCTGACCGCCGAGGCGGTCGCCGCGCTCGGCGGCGGACAGCCGGGCGACGACCGGCGCAGCGGCGCGCTGCGGGTCTTCAACACGAGCCCGTACGGCCGTGCCGAGGTGGTCCGCCCGCCCGAGGGCGCGCCGGCGTACGTCGAGGTGCCGGCGAGCGGCTCCGCGTCGCTGACCGGCGCGGAGCCGCCGCAGGCCGTGACGGTCGCCGGGCGGGTCCTGGACAACGGGCTGGTCCGGGTACAGGTCGCGGAAGACGGAACACTGTCGTCCGTCCGCGATCTCCGGGCGAACCGCGAGGTCCTCGCCGACCGGGGAAACCTGCTGCGCCTGCACACCGACCTCCCCAACTACTGGGACGCCTGGGACATCGACAAGCACTACCAGAACCGGTACACCGACCTGCTGGAGCCGGAGTCCGTGACGGTCGTCGAGGAGGACCCGCTCGTCGGCGCCATCCGGGTCACGCGCTCCTTCGGCAAGGGTTCGACGATCACCCAGACCATCACCCTGCGCGCCGGCAGCCCCCGTATCGACTTCGAGACCGACATCGACTGGCACGAGGCGGAGAAGATCCTCAAGGCGGCCTTCCCGGTGGACATCCGGGCGCCGCACTCCTCCGCCGAGATCCAGTTCGGTCACATCCAGCGTCCCACCCACACCAACACCAGCTGGGAGGCGGCCCGGTTCGAGGTCTCTGGCCACCGCTGGGTGCACATCGGCGAGCCCGGCTACGGCGTAGCCGTCATCAACGACTCCACCTACGGCCACGACGTCTCCCGCACGGTCCGCGAGGACGGTGGTACGACCACGACCGTCCGCCTCAGCCTGGTCCGCGCCCCGCGTGTCCCGGACCCCGAGGCCGACCAGGGCAGGCACCGCTTCACCTACGCGCTGCTCCCCGGCGCGAGCATCGAGGACGCGGTCGCCGAGGGCTACTCCCTCAACCTCCCGCTGCGCGTGGCGAAGGCGCCGGACGCCGCCCCCGGCCCCGTCGTCTCGGTGGACGGCGACGGCGTCACCGTCGAGGCCGTGAAGCTCGCCGACGACGAGTCCGGGGACGTCGTCGTGCGGCTCTACGAGTCCCGCGGCGGCCGGGCCACCGGCGCCCTGCGCACGGGCTTCCCGCTCGCGGGTGCCCAGGTGACCGACCTGCTGGAGCGGCCGCTGGAGCCCGCACCGGTCGGCGAGGACGGCGCGGTCGACGTGGTGCTGCGGCCCTTCCAGATCCTGACGCTCCGTCTGGAACGCGCGGCCGGCGGCCGTTAG
- a CDS encoding 6-phospho-beta-glucosidase: protein MKLTILGGGGFRVPLVYGALLTDRAEGRVTEVVLHDLDDSRLYAVARVLDEQASAVADAPRVTATTDLDEALRGADFVFSAIRVGGLEGRANDERVALAEGVLGQETVGAGGIAYGLRTVPVAVDIARRVARLAPDAWVINFTNPAGLVTEAMSRHLGDRVIGICDSPVGLGRRIARVLGADPKEAWIDYVGLNHLGWVRGLRVAGRDELPRLLADPDLLGSFEEGKLFGVDWLQSLGAIPNEYLHYYYFNREAVRAYQQVEKTRGAFLAGQQARFYEEMKRPDAAALTAWDRTRAEREATYMAENRETAGAGERDADDLSGGYEKVALALMRAIARDERTTLILNVRNQGTLSVLDADAVIEVPCLVDANGAHPVAVAPLPEHATGLVCAVKGVEREVLAAAESGSRPTAVKAFALHPLVDSVNVARKLVEGYTEVHPGLAYLR from the coding sequence GTGAAACTGACGATTCTGGGCGGCGGCGGGTTCCGGGTGCCGCTCGTGTACGGGGCGCTCCTGACGGACCGCGCCGAGGGTCGGGTCACGGAAGTCGTACTGCATGATCTGGACGACAGTCGGCTTTATGCGGTCGCCCGTGTACTGGACGAGCAGGCGTCCGCCGTCGCGGACGCGCCCCGGGTGACCGCCACCACCGACCTCGACGAGGCTCTGCGCGGCGCCGACTTCGTCTTCTCCGCGATCCGTGTCGGCGGCCTGGAGGGCCGAGCGAACGACGAGCGGGTGGCCCTGGCCGAGGGGGTGCTCGGGCAGGAGACGGTCGGCGCCGGCGGGATCGCCTACGGTCTGCGGACCGTCCCCGTCGCCGTCGACATCGCCCGGCGGGTGGCCCGCCTGGCCCCGGACGCCTGGGTCATCAACTTCACCAACCCGGCGGGACTGGTCACCGAGGCCATGTCCCGCCACCTCGGCGACCGGGTGATCGGCATCTGCGACTCCCCGGTCGGGCTCGGCCGCCGTATCGCCCGGGTGCTCGGCGCGGACCCGAAGGAGGCGTGGATCGACTACGTCGGCCTCAACCACCTCGGCTGGGTCCGCGGCCTGAGGGTCGCCGGCCGCGACGAACTCCCGCGGCTGCTCGCCGACCCCGACCTGCTCGGCTCCTTCGAGGAGGGCAAGCTGTTCGGCGTCGACTGGCTTCAGTCCCTCGGCGCGATCCCCAACGAGTATCTGCACTACTACTACTTCAACCGGGAGGCCGTACGCGCCTACCAGCAGGTCGAGAAGACCCGCGGCGCGTTCCTGGCCGGCCAGCAGGCCCGCTTCTACGAGGAGATGAAGCGCCCCGACGCCGCGGCCCTCACCGCCTGGGACCGCACCCGCGCGGAGCGCGAGGCCACCTACATGGCCGAGAACCGGGAGACGGCGGGCGCCGGCGAACGCGACGCCGACGACCTCTCCGGAGGCTACGAGAAGGTGGCCCTCGCCCTGATGCGTGCCATCGCCCGCGACGAGCGCACCACCCTGATCCTCAACGTCCGCAACCAGGGCACCCTCTCGGTGCTGGACGCCGACGCCGTCATCGAGGTGCCCTGCCTGGTCGACGCCAACGGCGCGCATCCGGTGGCCGTGGCCCCGCTGCCCGAGCACGCCACCGGGCTGGTCTGCGCGGTCAAGGGTGTCGAGCGCGAGGTGCTGGCCGCCGCCGAGTCCGGCTCCCGCCCGACCGCCGTGAAGGCGTTCGCACTGCATCCGCTGGTCGACTCGGTGAACGTGGCCCGCAAGCTGGTCGAGGGGTACACCGAGGTCCATCCCGGCCTGGCGTACCTTAGGTGA
- a CDS encoding DeoR/GlpR family DNA-binding transcription regulator, with protein MLAERRHQLILRALRAGGPAAVTDLSEQLGVSPATIRRDLVKLEDDGLLTRVHGGAVAEEGDQPFAEVAEVRVGEKDAIAAHAAAMVADGQSVLLDIGTTAYRLARQLHGRRLTVITSNLVVYEELADDEGIELVLLGGMVRREYRSLVGFLTEDNLRQLHADWLFLGTSGVRPGGQVMDTTVVEVPVKRAMIKAGDKVVLLADSAKFPGTGMAKVCGPEDLDVVVTDTPVDPATRSSFEEAGVEVVVAGKVQA; from the coding sequence GTGCTGGCAGAACGACGACATCAACTCATCCTGCGGGCCCTGCGCGCCGGAGGCCCCGCGGCCGTGACCGATCTCTCCGAGCAGCTGGGTGTGAGCCCGGCCACCATCAGGCGCGACCTGGTGAAACTCGAGGACGACGGGCTCCTCACCCGGGTGCACGGCGGCGCCGTCGCGGAGGAGGGCGACCAGCCCTTCGCCGAGGTCGCCGAGGTGCGCGTGGGGGAGAAGGACGCCATAGCCGCGCATGCCGCGGCGATGGTCGCCGACGGTCAGTCGGTCCTCCTCGACATCGGCACCACCGCGTACCGGCTGGCCCGGCAGCTGCACGGCCGCAGGCTCACCGTCATCACCAGCAACCTCGTGGTCTACGAGGAACTCGCCGACGACGAGGGCATCGAGCTGGTGCTGCTCGGCGGCATGGTCCGCCGCGAGTACCGCTCCCTGGTCGGCTTCCTCACCGAGGACAACCTGCGCCAGCTGCACGCGGACTGGCTCTTCCTCGGCACCAGTGGAGTGCGCCCGGGCGGGCAGGTGATGGACACGACGGTCGTCGAGGTGCCGGTGAAACGGGCCATGATCAAGGCCGGTGACAAGGTCGTCCTGCTCGCCGACTCGGCGAAGTTCCCGGGTACGGGCATGGCGAAGGTCTGCGGTCCCGAGGACCTGGACGTGGTGGTGACGGACACGCCGGTCGACCCGGCGACCCGGTCCTCCTTCGAGGAGGCGGGCGTCGAGGTGGTCGTGGCAGGAAAGGTGCAAGCGTGA
- a CDS encoding carbohydrate kinase family protein — MDDDRPEVLLTGLLFYDLVLTGLGGPPTPGEEIWTAGMGCGPGGIANLAVAASRFGLRTSLATVFGDDFYGAHCHEVLAAQEGVDLGLSRVAAGWHTPVTVALAQGQDRALVTHGQEPPYSQDVLMGDPPDALTALVHLEAEPRAWLAKAAANGTRIYADVGWDPTSQWSTDLLDQLALCHAFLPNETEAMAYTRTDSAVAALGTLAELVPVAVVTRGADGAVAVDQVTGEYAEVPALDIDVLDATGAGDVFGAGFVAASLGGWPLVERLRFAALAAGLSVQHHGGALAAPGWYGVDRWWRALRDPGLKRAYGFLADRIPADVGPPVRYAPVTPPAQRP, encoded by the coding sequence GTGGACGACGACCGGCCCGAGGTGCTGCTCACCGGGCTGCTCTTCTACGACCTCGTCCTCACGGGGCTCGGCGGTCCGCCGACCCCCGGCGAGGAGATCTGGACGGCCGGCATGGGCTGCGGCCCCGGCGGCATCGCCAACCTCGCGGTGGCCGCCTCCCGCTTCGGCCTGAGGACCTCGCTGGCCACGGTCTTCGGTGACGACTTCTACGGCGCCCACTGCCACGAGGTCCTGGCCGCCCAGGAGGGCGTCGACCTCGGCCTGTCCCGCGTGGCGGCAGGCTGGCACACGCCGGTCACCGTCGCCCTCGCGCAGGGCCAGGACCGCGCTCTCGTCACCCACGGCCAGGAGCCGCCGTACTCGCAGGACGTGCTGATGGGCGACCCGCCCGACGCGCTCACGGCCCTCGTGCACCTCGAGGCCGAGCCGCGCGCCTGGCTCGCCAAGGCGGCCGCGAACGGCACCCGGATCTACGCCGACGTCGGATGGGACCCCACCTCGCAGTGGTCCACCGACCTGCTCGACCAGCTCGCCCTGTGTCACGCCTTCCTGCCCAACGAGACCGAGGCGATGGCGTACACCCGCACCGACAGCGCGGTCGCCGCACTCGGCACACTCGCGGAGCTGGTGCCGGTGGCCGTGGTCACCCGGGGCGCCGACGGCGCGGTGGCCGTGGACCAGGTGACCGGGGAGTACGCCGAGGTCCCCGCCCTTGACATCGATGTCCTGGACGCGACGGGCGCGGGCGACGTGTTCGGCGCCGGCTTCGTCGCCGCCTCGCTCGGCGGCTGGCCGCTCGTGGAACGGCTGCGGTTCGCCGCCCTCGCCGCCGGGCTCTCGGTCCAGCACCACGGCGGCGCGCTCGCGGCTCCCGGCTGGTACGGCGTCGACCGCTGGTGGCGCGCGCTGCGCGACCCCGGGCTCAAGCGGGCGTACGGCTTCCTCGCCGACCGCATCCCGGCGGACGTGGGCCCGCCCGTGCGGTACGCCCCGGTCACCCCGCCCGCCCAGCGGCCCTGA
- a CDS encoding ABC transporter substrate-binding protein, whose amino-acid sequence MRLSRRGLLRAGLAGSAATALGGLASGCAVPTGSTGRNMVLWYWDGGLGDTVVKNARARYDSSVDLQAIKIGGYYRSKLITTMAGRAHIPDIAGLKGEDMASYLPNADQFVDLRTLGADTYRSRYLPWKWEQGIADDGRMVGFPIDCGPVAHFYQYAVFRKAGLPYEPADVSKELDTWEKFFTAGERLRQRIPGTFLLTDINSVFENVVQQGSARYVDKDRHFIGDQEHVRHAWALAVEAKRRKIVSNLVNGTPDQLSAVEDGKLPSQLGASWATSDIKNGVPRTKGRWRVADMPVRPSNNGGSFLSVTKACREPERAFQIISWMLDSGNQAQGFVDAGLFPSTPASYDLKQVRRPDEFFGGQVTMDVFGPAAQKIVVAYNSPFDVALGQPVKDEIKNVGVLGKDPEQAWSDAMSKCRRIAKHLGVSY is encoded by the coding sequence GTGCGGCTCTCACGTAGAGGCCTGCTCCGCGCGGGCCTGGCCGGTTCGGCCGCCACGGCGCTCGGCGGCCTGGCGTCCGGCTGTGCCGTTCCGACCGGCTCCACCGGCCGGAACATGGTCCTGTGGTACTGGGACGGAGGACTGGGCGACACGGTCGTCAAGAACGCCAGGGCCCGCTACGACAGCTCGGTCGACCTCCAGGCCATCAAGATCGGCGGCTACTACCGCTCGAAACTGATCACCACGATGGCCGGCCGCGCCCACATCCCCGACATCGCGGGCCTGAAGGGCGAGGACATGGCGTCCTACCTGCCCAACGCCGACCAGTTCGTGGACCTGCGCACGCTCGGCGCGGACACGTACAGGTCCCGGTACCTGCCCTGGAAGTGGGAGCAGGGCATCGCGGACGACGGCAGGATGGTCGGCTTCCCGATCGACTGCGGCCCGGTGGCGCACTTCTACCAGTACGCCGTCTTCCGGAAGGCGGGGCTGCCCTACGAACCCGCCGACGTGTCGAAGGAGCTCGACACCTGGGAGAAGTTCTTCACGGCGGGCGAGCGGCTCCGGCAGCGGATACCGGGGACCTTCCTGCTCACCGACATCAACAGCGTCTTCGAGAACGTGGTCCAGCAGGGCAGCGCGCGCTACGTGGACAAGGACCGCCATTTCATCGGCGACCAGGAACATGTGCGCCACGCCTGGGCCCTCGCCGTCGAGGCCAAACGTCGCAAGATCGTGTCGAACCTGGTCAACGGCACCCCCGACCAGCTGTCCGCCGTCGAGGACGGCAAGCTGCCGAGCCAGCTGGGCGCCTCCTGGGCCACCAGTGACATCAAGAACGGCGTGCCCAGGACCAAGGGCCGCTGGCGGGTGGCCGACATGCCCGTGCGGCCCTCGAACAACGGCGGCTCCTTCCTGTCCGTCACCAAGGCGTGCCGCGAACCCGAGCGGGCGTTCCAGATCATCAGCTGGATGCTCGACTCGGGGAACCAGGCGCAGGGGTTCGTGGACGCCGGGCTCTTTCCCTCCACCCCCGCCTCCTACGACCTGAAGCAGGTGCGCCGGCCGGACGAGTTCTTCGGCGGGCAGGTCACGATGGACGTCTTCGGCCCGGCCGCGCAGAAGATCGTGGTCGCCTACAACAGCCCGTTCGACGTCGCGCTCGGGCAGCCCGTCAAGGACGAGATCAAGAACGTCGGCGTCCTCGGCAAGGACCCTGAGCAGGCCTGGAGTGACGCCATGAGCAAATGCCGGCGCATCGCGAAGCACCTGGGGGTGAGCTACTGA
- a CDS encoding carbohydrate ABC transporter permease, giving the protein MATPRTLEKPPAVVAEAAPVAQPRSGFRRYWHLYAAISPFYLLFLCFGLIPVGFSLYLSFHRWDGLGSMEWAGLSQYRYLLSDSEFWSSIGTTIVIWALATFPMIFLAMVTAVMLNSAVRFKNLYRVAYFLPNVTSVVAIAIIFGSVFSTNFGLVNAFLQAIGLDQIAWLNTPWGIKIAIATLMTWQWTGYNAIIFLAGLQTVPSELYEAARMDGAGPVQTFFRITLPMMRPVLVFVLVVSTVTGLQSFSEPQVLLQNTSNDSTFSGGPGHAGRTMVLYFFQQTFDNNDFGYGAAVAWGIFLVVVLFSIINWRLVQRRGED; this is encoded by the coding sequence ATGGCCACCCCGCGCACCCTGGAGAAGCCCCCGGCGGTCGTGGCGGAGGCTGCCCCCGTCGCGCAGCCCCGCAGCGGCTTCCGCAGGTACTGGCACCTCTACGCCGCGATCTCCCCCTTCTACCTGCTCTTCCTCTGCTTCGGCCTGATCCCGGTCGGCTTCTCGCTCTACCTCTCCTTCCACCGCTGGGACGGCCTCGGCTCGATGGAGTGGGCGGGGCTGTCGCAGTACCGGTACCTGCTGAGCGACTCCGAGTTCTGGAGCTCGATCGGGACCACGATCGTCATCTGGGCGCTGGCCACCTTCCCCATGATCTTCCTGGCGATGGTGACGGCCGTGATGCTCAACTCGGCGGTCCGGTTCAAGAACCTCTACCGGGTCGCCTACTTCCTGCCGAACGTCACCTCGGTCGTGGCGATCGCGATCATCTTCGGCTCGGTCTTCTCCACCAACTTCGGCCTGGTGAACGCGTTCCTCCAGGCGATCGGCCTCGACCAGATCGCCTGGCTGAACACACCGTGGGGCATCAAGATCGCCATCGCGACGCTGATGACCTGGCAGTGGACCGGCTACAACGCGATCATTTTCCTCGCCGGCCTCCAGACCGTGCCGAGCGAGCTGTACGAGGCGGCGCGCATGGACGGCGCGGGTCCGGTGCAGACCTTCTTCCGGATCACGCTGCCGATGATGCGGCCGGTGCTGGTGTTCGTGCTCGTCGTGTCGACGGTCACCGGTCTGCAGAGTTTCTCCGAGCCGCAGGTCCTGCTCCAGAACACCTCGAACGACTCGACGTTCTCCGGCGGTCCCGGCCACGCCGGCCGGACGATGGTCCTCTACTTCTTCCAGCAGACCTTCGACAACAACGACTTCGGCTACGGCGCCGCCGTGGCATGGGGGATCTTCCTCGTCGTCGTCCTCTTCTCGATCATCAACTGGCGCCTGGTGCAGCGCCGGGGCGAAGACTAG
- a CDS encoding carbohydrate ABC transporter permease, which yields MASIQGTRRTKRIDGTARRGVALHAGLVVGVLLSAFPFYWAVIMSTHTSSEIFSYPPKLLPGTHFLENVRSLFDNIDFFGSMFNSLLVAGSVTFLVLFFDSLAAFVFAKFEFPGKQLLFVLLMFIFMVPAQLQAIPQFVIMAKLGWIGSMTALIVPAAANAFGIFWMRQYMKGAIHDELLDASRIDGANFLRQYWHVALPVVRPGLAFLGIFTFMGQWNDYAWPLIALTNPDNVTLQVALSQLNGTHGTTDYGMVMTGALLALVPLLIVFAIGARQMIGDLAKGAIK from the coding sequence ATGGCATCCATCCAAGGAACCCGGCGTACCAAGCGGATCGACGGGACCGCCCGCAGGGGGGTCGCGCTGCACGCCGGCCTCGTCGTCGGCGTCCTGCTCTCGGCCTTCCCGTTCTACTGGGCCGTGATCATGTCGACGCACACGTCGTCGGAGATCTTCTCCTACCCGCCGAAGCTGCTGCCGGGCACGCACTTCCTGGAGAACGTGCGCAGCCTCTTCGACAACATCGACTTCTTCGGCTCGATGTTCAACTCGCTGCTGGTGGCGGGATCGGTGACCTTCCTGGTCCTGTTCTTCGACTCGCTGGCCGCCTTCGTCTTCGCCAAGTTCGAGTTCCCGGGCAAGCAACTGCTGTTCGTGCTGCTCATGTTCATCTTCATGGTCCCGGCGCAGCTCCAGGCCATCCCCCAGTTCGTCATCATGGCGAAGCTCGGCTGGATCGGTTCGATGACGGCGCTGATCGTGCCGGCCGCCGCCAACGCGTTCGGCATCTTCTGGATGCGCCAGTACATGAAGGGCGCGATCCACGACGAACTCCTCGACGCCTCCCGCATCGACGGCGCGAACTTCCTGCGCCAGTACTGGCACGTGGCCCTCCCCGTGGTCCGGCCCGGTCTGGCCTTCCTCGGCATCTTCACCTTCATGGGCCAGTGGAACGACTACGCCTGGCCCCTGATCGCGCTCACCAACCCGGACAACGTGACCCTCCAGGTCGCGTTGTCCCAGCTCAACGGCACCCATGGCACCACGGACTACGGAATGGTCATGACCGGCGCACTGCTCGCCCTCGTCCCCCTGCTCATCGTGTTCGCGATCGGGGCCCGCCAGATGATCGGCGACCTCGCGAAGGGAGCGATCAAGTGA